A genomic window from Herbiconiux aconitum includes:
- a CDS encoding FHA domain-containing protein has translation MVRFDIDLTFSSTDAPAEGHEAAAEPELHGRVTASGSTVHVFVNDPARLPHRSRGTLRDLRVVAAALAARGVEVCVDSAAGTIVRIGAVKPNPLQRLVSWSPHIAVGTPAALAPVLARRGPRTRLPLPPATLFPLVPTVARGIRRRPTTTHYLPGSGRPRLLFIVGSQNWDGRPPREFDLLPGVTRIGSGDDADLRLPGLEALHAEIRHNDDDEYVLHGLAPIGGGSARPDDMPSPQGAERPGDLGRILRTGARLDLGPWRLAYFREEFADHGRPFGGRLGGELSHQKPQPPRPAAGITR, from the coding sequence ATGGTGCGCTTCGACATCGACCTGACCTTCTCCTCGACGGATGCGCCCGCGGAAGGTCACGAAGCCGCCGCTGAACCCGAGCTCCACGGTCGGGTCACGGCCTCCGGCTCGACCGTGCACGTGTTCGTCAACGACCCGGCTCGGCTGCCCCACCGCAGCCGGGGAACGCTGCGCGACCTGCGGGTCGTCGCGGCGGCGCTCGCCGCGCGCGGGGTCGAGGTGTGCGTCGACAGCGCCGCCGGAACGATCGTGCGCATCGGCGCGGTGAAACCGAATCCCCTTCAGCGACTGGTGTCGTGGTCGCCCCATATCGCGGTCGGCACCCCGGCTGCACTCGCGCCGGTGCTCGCCCGACGAGGGCCGCGCACGCGATTGCCGTTGCCCCCCGCGACGCTGTTCCCCCTGGTTCCGACGGTGGCTCGCGGCATCCGTCGACGCCCGACCACCACCCACTACCTCCCCGGTTCCGGCCGGCCTCGGCTGCTGTTCATCGTGGGTTCGCAGAATTGGGACGGCCGGCCACCTCGGGAGTTCGATCTGCTCCCCGGCGTGACGCGGATCGGTTCGGGCGACGACGCCGATCTCCGCCTGCCCGGCCTTGAAGCGCTGCATGCCGAAATCCGCCACAACGACGACGACGAGTACGTTCTGCACGGCCTCGCTCCGATCGGAGGTGGTTCGGCCCGACCCGACGACATGCCTTCACCGCAAGGCGCGGAGCGGCCCGGCGATCTCGGACGCATTCTCCGCACCGGCGCCCGGCTCGACCTGGGCCCGTGGCGCCTGGCCTACTTCCGCGAGGAGTTCGCCGACCACGGCCGCCCGTTCGGCGGTCGCCTGGGTGGTGAGCTCTCGCACCAGAAACCGCAGCCTCCGCGCCCGGCAGCCGGGATCACGCGCTGA
- a CDS encoding glycosyltransferase, whose product MAGDRRMTLLVISPDYASHLLPLATIATAWQRRGERVVVATGPATAPIVQQFGFERVPLQLGRGSNPGVIKAEGQPLAEDLSLRAFFDATRVGMIPTLHHQAAERLTDLMWQPVAKAAETIAVVDEVRPDAIVVDHLAFSARLGLAAAGIRYADVVLGHPSALPVGDELYGFPTSWPAAFDPDEESLAGLRALCERVTVTFTAEWNAALTHLDPLATPSRSAFAETGELLLFNYPGELADAERAAFLPPHVHLGSTPRDDSGDPEVDRWIASDPHPFVYVSFGSFLSVRDDVLARVVGALRSVGARVALATGSADPRLLGDLPADWLVREYLPQVSLLRHAAAAVTHGGNNSVTEAMTFGVPLLVLPFSTDQFAGAAALERSGTAEALDPNAATEAELAASIMRLTDASFAGRPALRAIAAELSGLSGPERAYAAIRNAAALRPTTIPADAGIP is encoded by the coding sequence ATGGCCGGTGACCGTCGCATGACGCTGCTCGTCATCAGCCCCGACTACGCCTCGCACCTCTTGCCCTTGGCGACCATCGCGACCGCCTGGCAGCGCCGCGGAGAACGGGTCGTCGTCGCGACCGGGCCGGCCACGGCCCCGATCGTGCAGCAATTCGGGTTCGAGCGCGTGCCGCTCCAGCTCGGCCGCGGCTCCAATCCGGGCGTCATCAAGGCCGAAGGGCAGCCGCTCGCCGAAGACTTGTCGCTGCGCGCGTTCTTCGACGCGACTCGGGTCGGGATGATTCCCACGCTTCATCACCAGGCCGCTGAGCGCCTGACCGATCTGATGTGGCAGCCGGTCGCCAAAGCGGCTGAGACCATCGCCGTCGTCGACGAGGTGCGACCGGATGCGATCGTGGTCGACCACCTCGCCTTCAGCGCTCGTCTCGGTCTGGCCGCTGCCGGCATCCGCTACGCCGACGTGGTGCTCGGTCACCCCTCGGCGCTCCCCGTCGGCGATGAGCTCTACGGTTTCCCCACCTCCTGGCCCGCGGCGTTCGACCCCGATGAGGAGTCGTTGGCCGGGTTGCGCGCGCTCTGCGAACGGGTGACCGTCACCTTCACTGCGGAGTGGAACGCCGCTCTGACGCACCTCGACCCTCTGGCGACGCCGTCCCGGTCGGCGTTCGCGGAAACCGGCGAGCTTCTGCTGTTCAACTACCCCGGGGAGCTCGCCGATGCGGAGCGAGCCGCGTTCCTGCCCCCGCACGTGCACCTCGGATCGACGCCTCGCGACGACTCCGGCGACCCGGAGGTCGACCGGTGGATCGCGAGCGACCCGCATCCGTTCGTCTACGTCAGCTTCGGGAGCTTCCTCTCGGTGCGCGACGACGTGTTGGCCAGGGTGGTCGGCGCGCTGCGGTCCGTGGGTGCACGCGTGGCCCTGGCCACCGGTTCCGCCGACCCCCGCCTCCTCGGCGACCTTCCCGCCGACTGGCTCGTGCGGGAGTACCTGCCGCAGGTCAGCCTCTTGCGCCACGCTGCCGCAGCGGTCACGCACGGAGGGAACAACAGCGTCACCGAGGCGATGACCTTCGGCGTTCCCCTGCTCGTGCTGCCCTTCTCGACCGATCAGTTCGCCGGCGCCGCGGCCCTCGAGCGCTCCGGGACAGCGGAAGCCCTCGATCCGAACGCGGCCACCGAAGCCGAACTGGCCGCGTCGATCATGCGCTTGACGGATGCCTCCTTCGCCGGTCGCCCCGCCCTCCGCGCGATCGCAGCCGAGCTGAGCGGCCTCTCCGGACCGGAGCGCGCTTACGCCGCCATCCGGAATGCCGCTGCGCTCCGCCCAACAACGATCCCCGCAGACGCGGGGATACCCTGA
- a CDS encoding glycosyltransferase: MGIQTSLDALSGAPRIVEAMRLADELAFEASREPGLRTLRVLTSALHGDDDLAAIAATHGLGQIVDDDADRALTALLSHDRGFLREHAAWVLGARIPHADAVGRLMGMVVEGGFGGMIAQRSLEQWANTAPDQIAVGLEGALLGVDDPDARYRLVETLGLIQGDGPDRRLITAARDAGEHPQVRTAAIAALGQRRGDDRVSRLLDDLLRDDDPVIVDVARLGLIDLAAGPIRTRTAGGPLTVAQLFLHADVDARLSAAGSGDNGGVATLLVRLGDALIDGSQAPEHGEPDDGASRVGRVLTLSRGSVSEAIESVADIAAHAAGHRYGRIPLLTPTVSSAAAWPQRVAARRGIRRVLRAAGSVDLLHLRMAEVGSLAASDVARELDIPVVFTVAPDPHAVIESMDSAGSLTRSTFGAADEREHFWFRARLVQRLASNANHTVLFPRPELRRDMRALVGIDIDARPERHTIVPEGIDLRVVDRAVQEARDHADGAAPGPALAELRDLVEALPAERRHLPLLVSVGRFHRVKGMAAIVSAWQGSPAAERANLLLIGGNLRHPSADEREQIDAIEAVVPAARHRDAGLLLPGHRPNDTVARWVAAARIGLPGLSAGNGVYVCGSVKEEFGIALLEAMATGLFVVAPDGGGPATYVENGVTGFLTRTWDQAALTTAVERALTAAAAESSEERSLRSRTVVETSFTIQAMATALRRVYDGVRRESIDFEWPVTVA, from the coding sequence ATGGGCATCCAGACATCACTCGACGCTCTCTCCGGGGCGCCACGGATCGTCGAGGCCATGCGACTCGCCGACGAACTCGCGTTCGAGGCCAGCCGCGAACCGGGCCTGCGCACCCTCCGCGTGCTCACATCCGCCCTCCACGGCGACGACGATCTCGCCGCGATCGCCGCCACCCATGGGCTGGGGCAGATCGTCGACGACGACGCCGATCGCGCCCTGACCGCTTTGCTCTCGCACGACCGTGGCTTCCTGAGGGAACACGCTGCCTGGGTTCTGGGCGCCAGAATCCCGCACGCCGACGCCGTCGGCCGCCTCATGGGGATGGTCGTCGAGGGAGGCTTCGGGGGCATGATCGCTCAACGCTCCCTCGAACAGTGGGCCAACACGGCGCCCGATCAGATCGCCGTCGGCCTCGAGGGTGCGCTCTTGGGCGTCGACGACCCGGATGCGCGCTACCGGCTGGTCGAAACCCTGGGCTTGATTCAGGGAGACGGACCGGACCGCCGCCTCATCACCGCCGCTCGTGACGCCGGCGAGCACCCTCAGGTGCGCACCGCGGCCATTGCCGCTCTCGGCCAGCGCCGCGGAGACGACCGGGTCAGCCGCCTACTCGACGATCTGCTGCGCGACGATGATCCGGTGATCGTGGATGTCGCACGCCTCGGCTTGATCGACCTCGCCGCCGGCCCGATCCGCACGCGCACCGCCGGCGGTCCACTCACCGTGGCCCAGCTCTTCCTGCACGCCGATGTCGACGCCCGCCTGAGCGCCGCCGGCAGTGGTGACAACGGCGGCGTCGCCACCTTGCTGGTGCGCCTCGGGGATGCTCTGATCGACGGCAGCCAAGCCCCGGAGCACGGCGAACCCGACGACGGCGCGAGCCGGGTCGGACGCGTGCTGACCCTCTCACGCGGCTCCGTCTCGGAGGCGATCGAGAGCGTCGCCGACATCGCGGCGCACGCCGCGGGCCACCGCTACGGGCGCATCCCCCTGCTCACCCCCACCGTGAGTTCCGCCGCCGCGTGGCCGCAACGGGTCGCGGCACGACGCGGCATCCGGCGGGTTCTGCGGGCCGCCGGCAGCGTCGACCTGCTGCACCTGCGCATGGCCGAGGTCGGCAGTCTTGCGGCGTCGGATGTCGCGCGGGAGCTCGACATCCCGGTGGTCTTCACCGTGGCGCCCGACCCGCACGCGGTGATCGAGTCCATGGACTCGGCCGGATCGCTCACCCGGAGCACCTTCGGCGCGGCCGACGAGCGCGAGCACTTCTGGTTCCGCGCCCGGCTGGTGCAGCGCCTGGCCTCGAACGCGAACCACACGGTGCTCTTCCCGCGCCCTGAGCTCCGTCGCGACATGCGCGCACTCGTGGGCATCGACATCGACGCCCGCCCAGAGCGGCACACGATCGTGCCGGAGGGGATCGACCTGCGGGTCGTCGACCGCGCGGTGCAGGAGGCACGCGACCACGCCGACGGCGCGGCACCCGGCCCCGCACTCGCCGAGTTGCGCGACCTGGTCGAAGCCCTCCCGGCCGAACGACGCCACCTCCCCCTGCTCGTGAGCGTCGGACGCTTCCACCGCGTCAAAGGCATGGCGGCGATCGTGAGCGCCTGGCAGGGCAGCCCCGCGGCCGAGCGCGCGAATCTCCTGCTGATCGGCGGCAACCTCCGCCATCCATCGGCCGACGAGCGCGAGCAGATCGACGCGATCGAGGCGGTCGTGCCAGCCGCGCGCCACCGGGATGCGGGGCTCCTGCTGCCGGGTCATCGACCGAACGACACGGTCGCCCGATGGGTCGCGGCTGCCCGCATCGGTCTTCCTGGACTGTCGGCCGGCAACGGGGTCTACGTGTGCGGCAGTGTGAAGGAGGAGTTCGGCATCGCCCTGCTCGAGGCCATGGCCACCGGCCTCTTCGTCGTCGCTCCCGACGGCGGCGGTCCGGCGACCTACGTCGAGAACGGCGTCACCGGTTTCCTCACCCGCACCTGGGACCAGGCTGCTCTCACTACCGCCGTCGAGAGGGCCCTCACGGCAGCGGCAGCCGAGAGCTCCGAGGAGCGCTCCCTGCGCTCCCGAACGGTGGTCGAAACCAGCTTCACCATCCAGGCGATGGCCACAGCACTTCGCCGCGTCTACGACGGCGTGCGGCGCGAGAGCATCGACTTCGAATGGCCGGTGACCGTCGCATGA
- a CDS encoding DUF4397 domain-containing protein — MRKTLVAGVAAGALIALGGALPAAAADGDASLSVLHAVPGVTVDVYVNGALTLDDFTPGTLAGPLPLPAGTYAVAITASDAADANSPIIGPIDLPLAANGNYTAVAHLDPAGTPTATLYTNDTSTIPAGQGRLTVRHDAAAPAVDVLAGGSPVITNLANPAEAVLTLPTGTVSASVAATGTTDPVIGPADVTVAEGVSTIVYAWGSLEDGNLALAVQTIEGLHSNPGGVPAGNAGLAATNQPGDSTPLWIGAAVILMAAAFSGLVIRQRAVAKSGR; from the coding sequence ATGCGTAAGACCCTCGTCGCCGGCGTCGCAGCCGGCGCCCTCATCGCCCTCGGCGGGGCGCTTCCCGCCGCTGCCGCCGACGGTGACGCTTCGCTCTCGGTGCTGCACGCCGTTCCGGGCGTCACCGTCGACGTCTACGTCAACGGGGCACTGACACTCGACGACTTCACCCCGGGCACCCTGGCGGGTCCGTTGCCACTGCCGGCCGGCACCTACGCGGTGGCCATCACCGCATCCGACGCCGCCGACGCGAACTCTCCGATCATCGGCCCGATCGATCTTCCCCTGGCTGCGAACGGCAACTACACCGCCGTCGCCCACCTCGATCCCGCCGGCACCCCCACCGCCACCCTGTACACGAACGACACGTCCACCATCCCCGCGGGCCAGGGCCGTCTGACGGTGCGGCACGACGCGGCCGCCCCAGCGGTCGACGTGCTCGCCGGTGGCTCACCGGTCATCACGAATCTGGCCAACCCGGCCGAAGCCGTGCTGACTCTCCCCACCGGCACCGTGTCGGCATCCGTGGCGGCCACCGGAACCACCGATCCGGTCATCGGACCGGCTGACGTGACCGTCGCCGAAGGCGTGAGCACCATCGTCTACGCCTGGGGCAGCCTCGAAGACGGCAACCTCGCGCTGGCCGTGCAGACCATCGAGGGTCTGCACTCGAACCCGGGCGGTGTGCCCGCCGGAAATGCCGGGCTCGCGGCCACCAACCAGCCGGGCGACTCCACGCCGCTCTGGATCGGTGCCGCTGTCATCCTGATGGCCGCAGCGTTCAGTGGCCTGGTCATCCGTCAGCGCGCGGTCGCGAAGTCCGGACGCTGA
- a CDS encoding class F sortase codes for MNPRRTTAEATAASAVVLSRSRRLRLAGTRAAVVSIAALSSVLLMSGCAAGDPETPSISAASDAPAPTQTPAQPDPTPTVAPPTPTVAAVPLTNADISASPTVPTVAPVRVQAESLGIDVTVTAAALDENSALALSADPGVASWYRYGPSPWSPAGATVIAAHVDSLEYGLGSFARLTDAPPGTPVTVTAADGRVATFAVQSVAVADKSGIDWAQVFDRTGPVRLELITCGGEFDYDTGHYRSNVIVTAVPTG; via the coding sequence ATGAACCCGCGACGGACCACGGCAGAGGCGACCGCCGCCTCTGCCGTGGTTCTCTCCCGTTCCCGAAGGCTCCGGCTCGCGGGAACTCGTGCGGCCGTCGTATCCATCGCAGCGCTGAGCAGCGTGCTGCTGATGAGCGGATGCGCCGCAGGCGACCCGGAGACGCCTTCGATCTCGGCCGCTTCGGACGCCCCGGCCCCGACCCAGACCCCGGCTCAACCCGACCCGACCCCCACCGTGGCCCCGCCGACACCGACGGTTGCCGCTGTGCCGTTGACGAACGCCGACATCTCGGCGAGCCCCACCGTGCCGACCGTCGCGCCCGTGCGCGTGCAGGCCGAGTCGCTCGGCATCGACGTCACCGTCACGGCCGCTGCACTCGACGAGAACAGCGCGCTCGCCTTGTCGGCCGACCCCGGCGTCGCCTCCTGGTATCGCTACGGACCGTCGCCTTGGAGCCCCGCCGGCGCCACCGTCATCGCAGCCCACGTCGATTCGCTCGAGTACGGCCTCGGCTCGTTCGCCCGATTGACGGATGCCCCACCCGGCACCCCCGTCACCGTCACGGCCGCCGACGGCCGGGTCGCGACCTTCGCCGTGCAGTCGGTCGCCGTCGCGGACAAGTCCGGCATCGACTGGGCGCAGGTCTTCGACCGCACGGGCCCGGTGCGGCTGGAATTGATCACCTGCGGAGGCGAGTTCGACTACGACACCGGTCACTATCGCAGCAACGTGATCGTGACCGCGGTGCCGACCGGGTGA
- a CDS encoding RNA polymerase sigma factor: MLFNTVKMPPGVDPDQAQPVRDDAGRSRRFRTDVPDTTTDEQTVADAFRAGDENALAEAYTRWSPLIHTLALRSLGDAHEAEDVTQKVFVSAWRSRGRYDPSRARLGGWLVGIARHCIADAHEARARRRRTEEAYAAEASTVVAADTADVAGVADRVMMADELERLEPIPQKVMKLAFYDDLTHAQIADTLGLPLGTVKSHIRRSLVRLRTRLEVNDEPYRS; encoded by the coding sequence ATGCTCTTCAACACGGTGAAGATGCCCCCCGGCGTCGACCCCGACCAGGCGCAGCCGGTTCGCGACGACGCGGGCCGGAGCAGGAGGTTCCGCACTGACGTGCCAGACACCACGACCGACGAGCAGACCGTGGCCGACGCCTTCCGCGCCGGCGACGAGAATGCGCTCGCGGAGGCGTACACGAGGTGGTCGCCTCTGATCCACACGCTTGCGCTCCGCTCGCTGGGCGATGCGCACGAAGCGGAAGACGTCACGCAGAAGGTCTTCGTGTCGGCCTGGCGGAGCCGCGGGCGCTACGACCCGTCGCGCGCCCGTCTGGGCGGATGGCTGGTGGGAATCGCCCGCCACTGCATCGCGGATGCCCACGAGGCACGCGCCCGCCGGCGCCGAACCGAGGAGGCCTACGCCGCCGAGGCGAGCACCGTGGTGGCGGCCGACACGGCAGACGTGGCGGGTGTGGCCGACCGGGTGATGATGGCCGACGAGTTGGAGCGACTCGAACCCATCCCGCAGAAGGTGATGAAACTGGCCTTCTACGACGACCTCACGCACGCTCAGATCGCCGATACTCTCGGGTTGCCGCTCGGCACCGTGAAAAGTCACATCCGCCGAAGTCTGGTTCGGCTACGAACACGTTTGGAGGTGAATGATGAACCATATCGATCCTGA
- a CDS encoding anti-sigma factor — MNHIDPEDLAALAMGERESDAADEAHLAECDACAAELDELTRTVELGRASRGTELVAPPAEVWSRIHSELGLSGDVSPGAAVLAAEPARESVAEAATGAVPETAPEVAPALAPVRSLPGPRRPRFWIPLAAAALVVGLIGGVGAGVWWESARQAEAGSTVAEANLEPFPEWPGARGSAVVEQRADGTRQVVVDVDSVVDSGSPDAPLREVWLIRTDGTGLISIGFLDGTSGRFDIPSGIDLVQYALVDVSAEADNGDPAHSGDSIVRGELRVI; from the coding sequence ATGAACCATATCGATCCTGAAGATCTCGCTGCCCTTGCCATGGGAGAACGGGAATCGGATGCCGCCGACGAGGCCCACCTCGCCGAGTGCGACGCCTGCGCCGCCGAACTCGACGAGCTGACGCGCACCGTCGAGCTCGGTCGCGCCAGCCGGGGCACCGAACTTGTCGCGCCGCCGGCGGAGGTCTGGTCGCGCATTCACTCCGAACTCGGGCTGTCGGGTGATGTGTCGCCGGGTGCGGCTGTTCTCGCGGCAGAACCTGCGCGCGAATCCGTGGCTGAGGCAGCAACTGGCGCCGTGCCTGAGACGGCGCCCGAGGTCGCGCCGGCACTCGCGCCCGTTCGCTCCCTCCCGGGACCGCGACGCCCGCGGTTCTGGATTCCACTCGCCGCGGCCGCCCTCGTCGTCGGCCTCATCGGCGGTGTCGGCGCCGGCGTGTGGTGGGAGTCTGCACGTCAGGCCGAGGCCGGTTCGACCGTCGCCGAGGCGAATCTCGAACCGTTCCCGGAATGGCCGGGCGCGCGCGGCAGCGCCGTGGTCGAGCAGCGGGCCGACGGCACGCGGCAGGTCGTCGTCGATGTCGACTCGGTGGTCGATTCAGGGTCGCCGGATGCGCCGCTGCGCGAGGTCTGGTTGATCCGCACCGACGGAACGGGCCTGATCAGCATCGGGTTCCTCGACGGCACCTCCGGGCGTTTCGACATCCCGTCGGGCATCGATCTGGTGCAGTATGCGCTCGTCGATGTCTCGGCCGAGGCCGACAACGGCGACCCCGCGCACTCGGGCGACTCCATCGTTCGAGGGGAGCTCCGAGTGATCTAG
- a CDS encoding nuclear transport factor 2 family protein, translating to MSTPTELLAANLHQVFGNRDAAARRAAIDVTYTDDVAFTDPEGTETGRDALERKAAGLIDSAPADFVFEEDGIAYTSSDSAALAWTFGPSGAPVARGIDVITIRDGRISALHTLLHE from the coding sequence ATGAGCACCCCCACCGAACTGCTCGCCGCGAACCTGCACCAGGTCTTCGGCAACCGCGACGCCGCAGCCCGCCGTGCAGCGATCGACGTGACGTACACCGACGACGTGGCATTCACCGACCCCGAGGGCACGGAGACGGGCCGCGACGCCCTTGAGCGGAAAGCCGCCGGGCTGATCGACTCCGCTCCGGCCGACTTCGTCTTCGAGGAGGACGGCATCGCCTACACGAGCTCCGACTCGGCGGCGCTCGCCTGGACCTTCGGTCCGAGCGGGGCGCCGGTGGCACGCGGCATCGACGTGATCACCATCCGCGACGGCCGGATCAGTGCCCTCCACACGCTCCTCCACGAGTAG